The Panicum hallii strain FIL2 chromosome 5, PHallii_v3.1, whole genome shotgun sequence genome contains the following window.
TTAAGTTTAATGTTACATGCTGGCATACATGCTCACAACTTTTAAATATAAAGGTACTTTATCTATTTATGCTACAACATTAATATTCACTCCATGGCTTCTTCCAGTGGAAGTAAACATGGATGAACACAGCATTCCTgccaaaaaaaacaaaaaacaaaagaaaggtACATCCTCCACTTTTGACATCTACAGGATAACTCCTGTCATTTTATTTATCTACCTGTATACACATTACAACCCTTATAATTCACATCCTGAAGAGCGAAGAACTAGGAGACCATACCCACATGCTTCTGGGATCACACCACTAGAAGTTCTCCTTGTGAAACTCAAACTTTGTATTTGTCTTGTGGGTGAAATCTGCTGACAGCTGCCGTAGCTGCGGCACCAGCACAGGCTCCCCACAGTAGAAAACTCCTGAACATAAAGTCTTAATGTTAGTAGGCGTCTAGGCGATGAAGTCAATTGACATTTTGTACACCTGCTTTGACAAGATGGGAAGATGACATACCGACATGTTGGTTCTCATGGTTCACTGCGACATGTTTGAAGACACTTCGCCAGTTAGGCCGTGCAAAATGCGTCTTGACGCTAGTTCCAGACAAGATATCCACTCCCTTCTTTGCATGTTGGAGCTCTTGCAGCATGACAATGAGTGCAGAACGTGCATCCCCTTCCTCGTAGACACTCGAGCAGTGGTTGTGGAGCTCAATCACTCCATCCTTGTCCTTCTCAGCCACCTCGTTCATGACCCCTCGGAACCATTCAAAGGATCCCTCTTCTCTCGTCACCCAGTAGAAGTAGGCCCTCTTTGTCATGAATGGTCTCTTCTTTGTCCTGCCACTGCCTTCAGGCTCTGTGCCTGCAACAGATCCCCCCTGCTGAATGTGgttaagcacatccttcacaATGCTAATCAGCGGAGTGGCTCCAATGCCTAGTCCAATGAGCAGTAGCACATCATATTCCCGGTAATCTTGTGCCGGAGCGCCATATGGTCCATCAATAAGAAGTTTTGGGAATCTAAAGCATGTCAAAATTCATGATCAGATGAATGTAAGAAACATATATTGTACTGTACAACATTTTGGAAACAATTCAAAGAAATTCCACCTGGCATTGCTTTCAGAAATTCCCTTGGAAAGGTCAGCTCGAAGGAGTCCACTTTCTCCGTCAGTTGGAGGTCGGCATGCCTGGTTGAAATTTACGGTAATTATCAGTTCCATGATATAAAAGAATTGCATTGGTATAACAAGAACAGACTTCACAAGTCACAGCTTTTCCCATATTTAGGAGTTTGCCTTGTTCCAGTAGCTCATTGAGCcagtagattttttttttttacaaataTCTAGGAGATTAAATCTTGTTGCAGCAGTAGCTTATTGAGTCCATACAAAAATTAAGGAGCCAATTTACCTCAGAGAAGACAGTCCTAAGGCGTGAAGTCCAATCGCCCCTTGTGCGAATGTGAACACTAAGATAATCGTCACCTGGTGCTGAAGTGATAGAAAATGGGTGCCTGCAAGAGAAACAGATTATGCACTTTTAATCTTCTCTCTTCTGCTGATCGTATAGTCAAGGAACTTTTTCATAAAGAAAGGGTGTAATGTGTCTACCATTCATATGGAGACACGGCACGGCAGTTTATGAAGATATACTGCCCACTCCGATATCTGAAACCAGGTGGTTTGGACATATAGAGAGCCAAGACATTCCCTGGATATACAGCAACCTATTGAATGGAGCAAAGTTAAAAGatacaaaggaaaaaaaaacaacaCTTAGTAAATGAGTTCTCATAATAAAGAAAATGAAAATACTATGGAGGAAGTAGTTTTTTGTAGCATGAACAAAATAGGCACTCAAATTCTGTTTGAGGAGTGAACACTGATGGTAGGGGTGTACAACAACACCTCACACCAAATGAAGAATGAACGATGCTTAGTTGTGGTCATATTCAAGTTGAAAAAGACGAACAAGGCAAAACTAAAGGGTCATAATTTAAGGTACCTTCTGAATCCTAACTGCATCATGGCTCCTAAATAGCCGAAGAATGCGCTCACTTACATACAAGAGCACAGGAACAGCAAGGTACATCCAAGTCTGTCAATCATAGAAATGCTCTGTAAGCATTAACTTTCAGAAAATAGGTGTTATATTGCCAACAGGATACAGATGTTTACCGTTTTCTTGTACCATTTCCTGCTTAGATATAAGCAGATTCCATGGACAACGAGCAGTGCATATACAATAACGAACAAGTGGTGGGTAAACCAGAAGGCATTGAAGCCAGTCATTTTCTTGAGGGGATTAGAATCCTTGAGCCTGTTACGTCTAAACCATGGTTGGGCCAATACAAAAGCTACAGTCATAAGTACAACCATGACCACACCTGTCCACCCTTCAGTTCCCTTTACAAACCACCAGTAATTTGGCGGTCTTTTGTCCCCAAAGAAAGGCTTCATAGGTTCATAAGCAGCATCACTTGCATGGAGCAGCCGAGGAAAATCACATGTCAGGTGAGCACCTGCATGCAAAGCAACGCCTACTGCAACACCTGCTGCTATTACCTGCACAAATATTGCATCATGTAATTTCCATCTTACTTATGTTTAATGCAGAATTATCTATCGGATTGGCAGGTTTCAGTTCATTTTTGTTGGTCCTCTAGGATAAAAAAGGGCTATGTTGGAAGGTAATGGATAGCTCCACTGGAAAGATTCATCGTTGTGGTCAAAACTAGTTGAGTCCACATGTTTTACCTTATGAAAGTTTATGTTGTCATTGAAGGGAACAACAGCTCCGATCTTTGTCTTGGACCGAATCCAAGTTATTGTGTTTCGGCAAACAGGAAAAAGAACCAGGGCCATATTGAATTTGAGAGTCTCTGCAGCACCTTTTGCAGTTGTCACACAATAACCCATAATGTCGAATACAGCTCGATTACGGTATTGGATAAACTTCCAAATGAAGAGGGCAATGCAGATTGAGAGCCAGAGAGTCATAACCCAAATACGCTTCCAGTTCTCCTCAAGGAAGTACAAGAACTCTTGCCAGTAGTGGTAAAATTGACTCGTGTCCTTGTTTGTAGCAAGCTTCATGCTAAGAGCTTTGCTAAGCTTTGAGCTATGTGTTGTTGATCTTGCAGCAGCTTGAGATGGTGACTGCAGCAAAAGTGCCTCCAGATCCTCAAGCTGTTAATTGTTTAACGTTAGTACATGAAATGTGCCAGAATTGTTATGTTTATGAGTAATATTGGACAGACCTCTATGTATCCGAGGTTAGTAGGGTCAAGTTCTTCCATGATGAGTGCTGTGTACTCATCGGCTCGTTCCTTCAGCTTGGAAAGTTTGTTTGCTGATGCACTAAGGGTAATAATCTGAGAAGGGCAAAAGGCATATTAGCGCTTTCTTAAAATCTAACAAATGTACAAACAGGATCACATAACTCTTGGACTGACTGACCTCCTTAACCTCCTCTGCTGTGATCCTTCCATCAGCATTCTTGTCAACCCTGAACAGAGGAAACAACACATGCTAATTGTGGAACTGTTGAACAAACAATTGCTACAAGTTACGTACAATAGCTTTGTTTGATTTTATTTTTAGAAGAGAAAGTATTTTCATGTGGAATTGGATTTGGAAAATTACCATATTCGGTATTATATGTATAAATAAGGAAACCATGCCAAGACTGAAAGGTTTTCATTAAAATTACTAACATGTCAAAGAATGTCCGGAGACGGTTGTCAAAACCCTGATCActgagttgctcccagaaatcTTTCAGCTCATCCTTAGTCAGCACCTGTTTCACTATCCCTCTCTTCCTTGCCAATGAGTCGAACACTTGCACTGCAAACTCATCAGATCCTTCCATCCCTGCACAATCCAAAGCAATGCTTATATTGGTAGTCTACAAATAGCTGTAAGGAGAATACAAATTAACTACAGCTGCTGAAATTACCAATGCATTTCCCAAATCTTGAACGTAGCAGGACGCCATCGACCTGTAGCTGATTGAAGCGCTTCTCCACTGCAGCCCAACCATCATGGCCAACTTTTGCAGTTACAAACTGCAGGCCCTTCAACGCCACAGCAGCACCACTCTTGCTTCTGTCCAATCTCTTCCTCATGTTCTTTCCCAACTGTGTCTGTTGTGCCTTATTGCTTGAGTTCTTCAGCTTTAGCCCATTTGTTACCTGCCTTAGCTTTGATGCGAGTTTGCCGCTCCTTGATGAGGAAGGTGACACTAGTGACAGGCCGTCAAACCCACCACTATGCCCAGAGCCACCATCATCAACTGCTCTGACATCTTCTATTGCCACTGAATCACGCTGTACATCAAGAGTTATCTCCACAAcctcatcatcatctttgaACCTGGTTGTCTTCACGCCCCTCCTGCTTGATTCTTCCAAGTTGCCACTGTGTGGGATTAATGTTGCTGTGTCATCTTGTGATCTCCGTGAACTGCCCAGGTCCGTGGCAGCTTCAGTGCCTGCCATCTTCTCTATCTCTCAGGCCAGAATTCTGCTTATGCTCTGGTCAATGGATAAGTTAGTAACTAGCAGGAAAATGGGGGAAGAACTTTAGTAAGTGCAAACTTGCAACACTTAAATATTATTTATGGAAGCTACAGAATGTCCTTTTCTTGTTCTAGCCATAATCAGTCAATTATACATCCTGCTAGAGTAAAATGTCAACGAAAAGTTCATTTTTGATGGAAAAAAATTGTTCAATAAGATTGAAACCATTTGCGGTCTAGGACTCTAGGTACAGAAAAATTTCTAAAAGTACTGGCAAGCAGACAGGGAAGTCAAAGGGAAGTAAGACTGGTCGTCTATGGTTCAATCAGATCCAGAGCTCGCATCAAAAAATAGAAATTTGcatagaaaaaaaaaagacgaAGATGTTACTTCACTACCAAGATGATAGGGATAGCAACCCCAACGATTTGCAACCTCGACAACGCCAGCAAGGTAAGGAACAAAAGGGacaaattcaaaactttttcaGAAAGAATCAGGGAACACTCCCAGACCGAAAGAAACTGCCCCCGGGTTTGAAATAGGTTCACACCACCCACACCAAAATGCCTCCTTCCGCTCAGATCTAGCAGCTGCAACTCTCAATTAATTCGAAAACGTAAAGCGCCAACCTTCCGCTGAACCGCGTATTCATTTGTTGCTCCTAGAAACGGCAAATTTTAAatggaaaagaaatagagaaacGTTTAGGAGGGCTTAGCAGCTAAGAAGAGCGGGGGAAAAACTGAAACCAAGTGGAGAAGAAAATCAAGAACAGAAGAAGATAAAAAGTGAGAAATTTGGGAAACTGGGATCATGGAGAAGAACTCTACCTTAAACCCTTCCAGAAATTTCAGCCGGGGAATGGAACTCCGAGCCTTTCTTGAATACCCCACTGGAGAACAGAGAAAATCCCAAGACTTCAGTCTTCAGCACACAGTGGGATTGCAGGTAGAACCCAAAAGGAAAAAACGAGAGTAATTTCAGGGTCTATATGGGCAAGAGGACAAGGTATTACCACACAGCACGCGGCGTACGGCGAGTCACAGGTACACAGGCCACCGGGCTTCAGCAAATGCAGGTGGGTTCGCAGCAGCCGGGAGGCTTTCAGGGAGGCAGATGCAAGTGCAGTGTGCAGATGGTCGGGTACTAGAAAGCAGAACCACCCCCTCCCCTCAATGCGATGAACAATTAAGTAGTCTTGAGAAAACAACAAAGGAGGAGCGAGCGGTGGCGTGGTGCGTGCGGGAGGACTGTAGGAGCAAGCAGGGTGGCGTTGCTGTTTCTGTCAGTTTGTGGCGAGCTGTATTTGTACAGTATATGTAAGGCTGGACAGCTTGGCACCTTAGCAGTGTTACCTGCAAAACGCATGTGCTTTTGGTGGCATTGCGAGTGGTAGTTTTTTTTTCTAAGGTGTCTAGGTGGTGGGTTGGCGCTGCGGCTGTTTGGCtttttttatttcaaaaaaaaaagctaTTGGCTTTGGACCTTGGGATTCAGGGAGGTTCTGCTAATTCAGTTGAAATCACCTCACAAGAAAAAGCTAAATATTCCTACGCGAATGCGCCACAGTAAATTAGAGAAAGAGTTCAGAATTGTAAAGGCTATTTAACACACAGGGTGATGTTAGGGCTGACAAGCATTCACATTAAAGTATGGATGCGTTAACAAGGTGAAACTCCAATCTCTTTCAGCGCAGTATAAATAGGATTCTCTGATAAGAGTAAGATATTTTAAATGCATCCTTTAGTTGTCTAACAGTTTTAGATGAAACAAAATACTCACTTTCATCGCTGGTGCCCCGGAACACCCCATGGGCAAGCAGGGCGCACCGGTGAAAAGATGAGGCTCATCGAAGGAGAAGAAAGCTTTCATGGTGAGATGAAGATGGATCATGACCGTTGGATTGTATACATCAATGGTCCAAATTTTGGGTGCGTGTTGGGCAGGGCTGTAGCCATTATTGAACATGGGGGTTAATTTGTTGAGTTATGGTATTCGGAAGTATCAAGGTGGTTTTTTGGACTTGGTCTACATTATTTTTTTACGAAACACACTCATACACGCAGACCCGCCATGAAGCCTCCAAGAAACTAGACCCAGCACATCCCTCGTTGTTGAAGGCCATATCACATCTGAAAATATGAACACTTGTCCTAGATATATAGAGATAAGAATGCATGATGTGAAAAAATGACATTATTTTGCCACTAATGTTTTCCCCTTCATGCATTCTTTCATGTTTCTCTGCTTTCGATTCATGCGTTCCCGACACGGCTTGATTGTTCCGACTCTTTTATGATGTCATGTTGACACGTACCAGTTCTTAGGCTCCATTTGGTTCCTGTtaaatcaaagagaatctttcTATttagagtattaaataaaatctgtttataaattttttttacaGATGAGTATTAATTCGTGAGATGAATTTAATGAGTCTactaattaatctatgatttgCTACAACAATGCTATAATAACCATAAGCTAATCATGaattaatatacctcattagattcatctcgtgaattagcccagggattctgcaattaattttataattagactttatttaatacttttaaatgaTAAGATTATCTTTTATGCGATAGGTCTGAAGTTTAGCTCTCTAAAACCAAACACGCCCTTAGTAACAATTGTTCATGTTAGGCCAATCCTAATGGGGTTTTATATTGACTTTTCGAAGGTAGCCACATTAGCAACAGGCAGGAAATGAAATGGTGATTGAAACTCTCTCTTCTGTGTACAATTTCATGGTGTGATTTCATAGGCTCCGAATAACACAGTTTTATAACTCATCAAAAGGTCAGATGATTAACTATTTGGGACCCAGAAATACCACCAGGAAGTGCAATGAAAATCTTCCATCTTTCTATGCCCAAAATAAATGAGAAGCACTACAAAATTAATGGTTAGACCATGTGCTGGGAAAAGAAGGACCAGCACAGAAAATTGTGCACTTGTGATGTTTCAAACTGAATCACACGCAACCCTTGAGTTGTCGGTATTCTTAAAATATCTAAAGCCCAATCAATACCTGGATTCTTTTGTGGGAATTCAAATATGCAGAAATCTTTTAAACTTTGTTCAACGGTATGCTCGTGTCCCACATTAGGGACATATAAACTAACGGTTTGTTTATTCACCCAACGTTCCAATTAATAACACAAGCCCTAACTTACGCCGCGGATTAAGAAAAGTATGGTCAATGATTCCGTTACAACGACTTTTAGTATAGTCAAGTTGCGGTGATTTTTCATGTACTTAAACTGCCAAAAAAATTAAACAAATGTAAACGCAGATGCCCATCCTAATAAAGCACGCATGCACATCCGAACCTTATGAATGTTTTTATGAGACTAGATCGCATATCTAGAGTTCTGTGAGTCACCACAGGCGTAAAATCGATGTGCACGTCGTCTATCGTACAAGAATAATTAATCGTGAATGCAAGCACCTATGATGAATAAGAGACTCGAACCTAGGTGGAATAGTCCAAAAAAAATCTAATCAACTAAGCTACGTTCAGTTCACTTAAATCGATCGCCATATATTTGCCAAGTTTCACATTGTTCCTTGGTCCCTAGCTAGGAACTCTAGAAATTATGTTTTTCGTAAACAAGAAAATGAAAAGAAATAAAGGAAAAACCGTTATCCAATTTCCAATGTGTGAATAACTCAATATTCATACAGAAACACAGCTATTTTGTGTTTCTGACGGGTTCAGGGACCGGGTCCTCAGCGGGCTCACTTCTCGTTGACCAGTCTAAGACCGCGACTGGAACACGCACCCGCCCGACTGACAACTTGGTTGGGATGACCAAGGCTCGTATCCCTGACTGTGGGAATGGTCAAAGGTCGGGTCCATACCAAGACTCCAACTGGGGACTCCGACTAGGCTCCGCCTTACACATTCCCGCCTCCCCGACCGGTAGGGCTCAGCTTGTGGGCCCTAAAAGTAGGTACTAAGGATAAAGATGAGCCTCGGGGTCAATCCGTTGTACACGGCCAATCACTCCCTCCACGGGGGTTACAGTCCCCTCTGCTATGGTAGCAGGGCGCCATTATTCTACCTACTCCTCCTCGTGAAAAGATGGGGCAAAGCATTATCATGATACAACCAGAACACCCCCCGTCACGATGGAGTGGCCAGGCAAGGTGCCAGTGATGGGGCGTGATAGCCGTACCGTACCTATCAACGTCCTCACGACCAACGACCGATAGAGCATGATGCGTATTGACAAGACAAGACGTTTGCCCCACGATACAGGACTTGAACGGTGGTCACCAGAAGACTTCGACTGACAGGATGGGAAGACCCGACTGACGAAGCTGACGACCCGACCAGCGGGATCGGAAGTCCTCTCTTTCTATCCTTACACTCTTACTTCCCCTGTAAATGAGCCCCCATTGGACTacataaaagggagggtcatccGGACTCTCGAATCTCATAGCTTTCGCTTGAAATCTTATAACTcccaactctcacgagcacctggGCTCAGGTAATACATCCGACTGACCCTAACTGGACGTAGAGCTCGATTatctgaaccagtataaatcttgagtcattgtgtaCTAGATCACATACGTCATGACGCGCGATACATAAAGTAGATTTAGATGCCCACAATTTTCGGAACCGACAATTTCTTGTTGGCACTTTTCTTCCTCAAATCACTGTAACATCTGAAAGCTGCATCCATGTGCCTGTAGTTGCGTGTTTGTGACACAACAACCTGTAGGCTGTAGGATTGTAACTAGGCCACTACAG
Protein-coding sequences here:
- the LOC112893802 gene encoding respiratory burst oxidase homolog protein B — protein: MAGTEAATDLGSSRRSQDDTATLIPHSGNLEESSRRGVKTTRFKDDDEVVEITLDVQRDSVAIEDVRAVDDGGSGHSGGFDGLSLVSPSSSRSGKLASKLRQVTNGLKLKNSSNKAQQTQLGKNMRKRLDRSKSGAAVALKGLQFVTAKVGHDGWAAVEKRFNQLQVDGVLLRSRFGKCIGMEGSDEFAVQVFDSLARKRGIVKQVLTKDELKDFWEQLSDQGFDNRLRTFFDMVDKNADGRITAEEVKEIITLSASANKLSKLKERADEYTALIMEELDPTNLGYIELEDLEALLLQSPSQAAARSTTHSSKLSKALSMKLATNKDTSQFYHYWQEFLYFLEENWKRIWVMTLWLSICIALFIWKFIQYRNRAVFDIMGYCVTTAKGAAETLKFNMALVLFPVCRNTITWIRSKTKIGAVVPFNDNINFHKVIAAGVAVGVALHAGAHLTCDFPRLLHASDAAYEPMKPFFGDKRPPNYWWFVKGTEGWTGVVMVVLMTVAFVLAQPWFRRNRLKDSNPLKKMTGFNAFWFTHHLFVIVYALLVVHGICLYLSRKWYKKTTWMYLAVPVLLYVSERILRLFRSHDAVRIQKVAVYPGNVLALYMSKPPGFRYRSGQYIFINCRAVSPYEWHPFSITSAPGDDYLSVHIRTRGDWTSRLRTVFSEACRPPTDGESGLLRADLSKGISESNARFPKLLIDGPYGAPAQDYREYDVLLLIGLGIGATPLISIVKDVLNHIQQGGSVAGTEPEGSGRTKKRPFMTKRAYFYWVTREEGSFEWFRGVMNEVAEKDKDGVIELHNHCSSVYEEGDARSALIVMLQELQHAKKGVDILSGTSVKTHFARPNWRSVFKHVAVNHENQHVGVFYCGEPVLVPQLRQLSADFTHKTNTKFEFHKENF